The Candidatus Thiopontia autotrophica genome contains the following window.
TGTATGGAGTTACTGAGCCCGGTAGAGTTTTTTAAGTTTGTCAGTCGTGTGCTGACACGGTTTCGACATAATCAGGGGATTCTGCTCTCTGGGGCGATCGCCTATTACACGCTATTTTCTCTGATCCCGCTGGTTGCGCTGTTGCTGGTGGTGCTCTCTGCATTGGTCCCAGAGGCTGAGTTACTTGCTGTGGTGGATGCAGAGTTGCGGATGATTGTCCCTTGGCAGGCGGAACTCATAACTGCGCAGCTGGCATCATTTTTATCTCATCGCGAGGTTATCGGCTGGGTTGGTGGTGTGATCCTGCTGTTTGCCAGCTCACTTGCCTTTACTGCGCTGGAGAATGCGATGTCGGTGATCTTCTTCCATCGGGTGGAGATTCACCGCCGCCACTTTCTGCTCTCTGCGGTGATCCCCTATCTCTATATTGTGGCGCTGGGGGTGGGTCTGTTGATGTTGACGCTGCTGGCTGGGGTGTTGCAGTCTGTTGAGAGTATGGAGTTTTCGCTACTG
Protein-coding sequences here:
- a CDS encoding YihY/virulence factor BrkB family protein; the encoded protein is MELLSPVEFFKFVSRVLTRFRHNQGILLSGAIAYYTLFSLIPLVALLLVVLSALVPEAELLAVVDAELRMIVPWQAELITAQLASFLSHREVIGWVGGVILLFASSLAFTALENAMSVIFFHRVEIHRRHFLLSAVIPYLYIVALGVGLLMLTLLAGVLQSVESMEFSLLQWTISLQWLAQSGLYWMGLVGVWLMFSSIYWVMPVGRISLRPVLIGGAVATLLWEGMRHLLVYYFSTISFADAVYGSLATAIIALFSLEMAGIILLLGAQVIAELEYVRQQDGGLATG